One genomic window of Dermacentor andersoni chromosome 8, qqDerAnde1_hic_scaffold, whole genome shotgun sequence includes the following:
- the LOC129383453 gene encoding uncharacterized protein isoform X1 encodes MADDAYGSVAMQVLVDGIETAAFPVTENGCHVQYDGAFLYETEDSLHITIGHEAAPVSPPLAAAAGFDVASQAMPSIATPSMATLPPRATPPPTATPPPLSADSEREVWSTNKSKFLITKYKEFKEVIGKKGGFRTKKAMWEKLAHEINQEFRCHMTPLQVENKWKSMKRVYKKTKIKNSSSGHSRTACEYEGELSEVLEREHHITPVALLTPGRIVANRNGENILPENGPADDPAEEAPAEELQAPRRSEVEPRRGRGGGRHRGSSIGSLISVLQEAIAAKQKQHNEKMKLLERLVRAAEGNK; translated from the exons ATGGCAGACGACGCGTACGGCTCCGTGGCCATGCAGGTATTGGTAGACGGCATAGAAACGGCAGCGTTTCCCGTGACAGAGAATGGCTGTCACGTGCAGTACGATGGAGCATTTCTGTATGAGACAGAAG acagcCTTCACATCACCATTGGACATGAGGCAGCGCCAGTCTCACCTCCGCTTGCGGCAGCGGCTGGCTTTGATGTCGCCAGTCAGGCCATGCCTTCGATAGCCACACCATCTATGGCCACACTGCCACCGAGAGCCACACCGCCGCCAACAGCCACGCCGCCGCCACTGTCCGCAGACAGTGAACGCGAGGTGTGGAGCACCAACAAATCAAAGTTCCTTATCACAAAATATAAGGAATTCAAGGAGGTAATTGGCAAGAAGGGCGGCTTCAG GACCAAAAAGGCCATGTGGGAGAAACTGGCCCATGAGATTAATCAGGAGTTCCGATGTCATATGACGCCTCTGCAAGTGGAGAACAAATGGAAATCAATGAAACGAGTgtataagaaaacaaaaataaagaatagttCATCCGGCCATTCCCGTACAGCCTGCGAGTACGAAGG AGAGCTTTCCGAAGTGTTGGAGAGGGAGCACCACATCACCCCTGTCGCATTGCTCACCCCGGGGAGGATTGTTGC TAACAGGAATGGCGAAAACATCCTGCCGGAAAATGGGCCTGCTGATGACCCAGCTGAGGAGGCACCAGCCGAGGAGCTACAAGCACCCCGTAGAAGTGAAGTTGAACCTAGGAGAGGTCGTGGTGGTGGCCGCCACAGGGGCTCGTCGATTGGCAGCCTGATCAGTGTTTTGCAGGAAGCCATCGCTGCGAAACAGAAGCAGCACAACGAAAAAATGAAACTTCTTGAACGTCTTGTACGCGCTGCCGAGGGCAATAAATAA
- the LOC129383453 gene encoding uncharacterized protein isoform X2, with product MADDAYGSVAMQVLVDGIETAAFPVTENGCHVQYDGAFLYETEDSLHITIGHEAAPVSPPLAAAAGFDVASQAMPSIATPSMATLPPRATPPPTATPPPLSADSEREVWSTNKSKFLITKYKEFKEVIGKKGGFRTKKAMWEKLAHEINQEFRCHMTPLQVENKWKSMKRVYKKTKIKNSSSGHSRTACEYEGELSEVLEREHHITPVALLTPGRIVANGENILPENGPADDPAEEAPAEELQAPRRSEVEPRRGRGGGRHRGSSIGSLISVLQEAIAAKQKQHNEKMKLLERLVRAAEGNK from the exons ATGGCAGACGACGCGTACGGCTCCGTGGCCATGCAGGTATTGGTAGACGGCATAGAAACGGCAGCGTTTCCCGTGACAGAGAATGGCTGTCACGTGCAGTACGATGGAGCATTTCTGTATGAGACAGAAG acagcCTTCACATCACCATTGGACATGAGGCAGCGCCAGTCTCACCTCCGCTTGCGGCAGCGGCTGGCTTTGATGTCGCCAGTCAGGCCATGCCTTCGATAGCCACACCATCTATGGCCACACTGCCACCGAGAGCCACACCGCCGCCAACAGCCACGCCGCCGCCACTGTCCGCAGACAGTGAACGCGAGGTGTGGAGCACCAACAAATCAAAGTTCCTTATCACAAAATATAAGGAATTCAAGGAGGTAATTGGCAAGAAGGGCGGCTTCAG GACCAAAAAGGCCATGTGGGAGAAACTGGCCCATGAGATTAATCAGGAGTTCCGATGTCATATGACGCCTCTGCAAGTGGAGAACAAATGGAAATCAATGAAACGAGTgtataagaaaacaaaaataaagaatagttCATCCGGCCATTCCCGTACAGCCTGCGAGTACGAAGG AGAGCTTTCCGAAGTGTTGGAGAGGGAGCACCACATCACCCCTGTCGCATTGCTCACCCCGGGGAGGATTGTTGC GAATGGCGAAAACATCCTGCCGGAAAATGGGCCTGCTGATGACCCAGCTGAGGAGGCACCAGCCGAGGAGCTACAAGCACCCCGTAGAAGTGAAGTTGAACCTAGGAGAGGTCGTGGTGGTGGCCGCCACAGGGGCTCGTCGATTGGCAGCCTGATCAGTGTTTTGCAGGAAGCCATCGCTGCGAAACAGAAGCAGCACAACGAAAAAATGAAACTTCTTGAACGTCTTGTACGCGCTGCCGAGGGCAATAAATAA
- the LOC129383435 gene encoding uncharacterized protein produces MELVDSDSDEEFDAALFVALCKVARVDRHRINGYFEKVTTEYLDFEFKMLFRLSRETFNSLCTWFRLSPFYPKSVSGRPQITAEKTCLITLSYLGAQTSMYSVADRFDVSESSVVLCMQRVLNFLQAISAEVICWPTAADMARNKMALLTKSGGKGPRNTVGCIDGGHIEILKPDDSTASYINRKKWASIIFQAVCNDQNRFLDVFIGFPGSVHDARVLRESTFFEEAAAKCGDFYILGDSAYPLLPWLMTPYKDNGSSFPTWKKKFTKFHSQQRVAIENCFGLLKQCFRRLYLVDAKTIMQCCLIVMGACVLHNMCNSERDFIAELADLPPHDDVGNDNEPSECDTSTSQCESRRRHIAQYQC; encoded by the coding sequence ATGGAACTCGTTGACTCTGACAGTGACGAGGAATTCGACGCAGCTCTTTTCGTTGCGTTGTGCAAAGTGGCACGGGTCGACCGTCACCGAATCAACGGGTACTTTGAGAAGGTGACAACTGAATACTTGGACTTTGAATTCAAAATGCTGTTTAGGCTGTCGCGTGAGACTTTTAACAGTCTGTGCACGTGGTTCAGGTTGTCGCCATTCTACCCGAAAAGTGTCTCCGGCCGTCCGCAGATCACAGCAGAAAAGACTTGCCTCATAACTTTGAGCTACCTTGGTGCACAAACAAGCATGTACTCGGTGGCAGATAGATTCGACGTTTCTGAATCATCAGTTGTGCTGTGCATGCAGAGGGTGCTCAATTTTCTGCAGGCGATCAGCGCTGAAGTGATATGCTGGCCTACCGCTGCCGACATGGCCCGCAACAAAATGGCCTTGCTGACAAAAAGCGGTGGGAAAGGCCCCCGCAACACCGTGGGATGCATTGATGGTGGCCACATTGAGATTCTGAAGCCGGACGACTCCACTGCATCATACATAAACAGGAAGAAGTGGGCGTCTATAATCTTCCAAGCAGTTTGCAACGACCAAAACAGATTTTTGGATGTCTTTATTGGCTTCCCTGGTTCTGTGCATGACGCCCGGGTATTGAGAGAAAGCACCTTCTTTGAAGAGGCTGCAGCCAAGTGCGGTGACTTTTATATACTTGGAGATTCAGCATACCCCTTGTTACCTTGGCTTATGACGCCGTACAAAGACAATGGCTCCAGCTTTCcaacatggaaaaaaaaattcaccaagtTTCACAGTCAGCAAAGGGTGGCCATTGAGAACTGCTTTGGCCTTTTGAAGCAATGCTTCAGAAGGCTGTATCTTGTTGATGCCAAGACAATTATGCAGTGTTGTCTCATTGTTATGGGAGCATGTGTACTTCACAACATGTGCAATTCTGAAAGAGATTTCATTGCAGAACTTGCAGACCTGCCCCCTCACGATGATGTTGGCAATGATAATGAGCCAAGCGAATGCGACACATCCACATCGCAATGTGAAAGCCGAAGGCGACACATTGCCCAATATCAATGCTGA